From a single Acidimicrobiales bacterium genomic region:
- a CDS encoding ATP-binding protein: MIRRLIVSYLALTLVVLVMLEIPLGITYRERQREQLEADLERDAFVLAAYSEDTLEGIGTLDLQALADGYTDRTGGRVVFVDRNGDVRADSDPAVEGPRSFSSRPEIEAALASQVSSGVRPSTTLGTDLLYVAVPVTSGGTIHGAVRISYPTSELDERVRSYWLLLGGVAAVSLTVAAGLAVVMARWVTRPVADLQVAATAIGQGALDARAPTGTGPPEIRELARALNTTAGRLEDLVDTQEQFVADASHELRTPLTALRLRLEMLETEVGDGAAHDLVAAEGEVQRLSRLVDGLLALARADRAPSSDAEDIAVDEVLAERADAWSAVVTERALRLEVTPSGLRVRATRDRLDQVLDNLLANACDAAPTGSVVGMGARMADDGSPDPMVDIHLTDSGPGLTEEQRSRAFDRFWRAGTTRTELGGSGLGLAIVRKLVRADQGDVELRAASPRGLEVIVRLPAAPSRRREN; this comes from the coding sequence GTGATCCGCCGGCTCATCGTCTCCTACCTGGCGCTGACGCTCGTCGTGCTCGTCATGCTCGAGATCCCGCTGGGCATCACCTACCGGGAGCGCCAGCGCGAGCAGCTCGAAGCCGACCTCGAGCGCGACGCCTTCGTCCTGGCCGCGTACTCGGAGGACACCCTCGAAGGGATCGGGACCCTCGACCTCCAGGCCCTGGCCGACGGCTACACCGACCGCACCGGCGGCCGGGTCGTGTTCGTCGATCGCAACGGCGACGTGCGCGCCGACTCCGACCCCGCGGTGGAGGGACCCCGCTCGTTCAGCTCACGCCCCGAGATCGAGGCGGCGCTGGCCAGCCAGGTCTCGAGCGGGGTCCGTCCGTCGACCACGCTCGGGACGGACCTGCTCTACGTCGCGGTGCCGGTCACCTCGGGCGGCACCATCCACGGAGCGGTCCGCATCAGCTACCCGACCAGTGAGCTCGACGAGCGGGTGCGCTCCTACTGGCTGTTGCTCGGCGGGGTGGCGGCTGTCTCGCTGACGGTGGCCGCCGGCCTGGCCGTGGTGATGGCCCGCTGGGTGACGCGGCCGGTGGCCGACCTCCAGGTGGCCGCCACGGCGATCGGCCAGGGGGCGCTCGACGCCCGCGCCCCGACGGGGACCGGCCCCCCCGAGATCCGTGAGCTGGCCCGGGCCCTCAACACCACCGCCGGCCGGCTGGAGGACCTCGTCGACACGCAGGAGCAGTTCGTTGCCGATGCCTCTCACGAGCTGCGCACCCCGCTGACCGCGCTCCGGCTCCGCCTGGAGATGCTCGAGACGGAGGTCGGGGACGGCGCCGCCCACGATCTCGTCGCCGCGGAGGGCGAGGTGCAGCGCCTCTCGCGACTCGTCGACGGGCTCCTGGCCCTCGCCCGCGCCGACCGGGCACCGTCGAGCGACGCGGAGGACATCGCCGTCGACGAGGTGCTGGCGGAGCGCGCCGACGCATGGTCCGCCGTCGTCACCGAACGTGCCCTCCGCCTCGAGGTCACCCCGAGCGGGCTCCGGGTGCGGGCCACCCGGGATCGCCTCGACCAGGTGCTCGACAACCTCCTCGCCAACGCGTGCGACGCCGCCCCGACGGGGAGCGTCGTCGGAATGGGGGCACGGATGGCCGACGACGGGTCCCCTGACCCGATGGTCGACATCCACCTCACCGACTCCGGGCCCGGCCTCACCGAGGAGCAGCGCAGCCGTGCCTTCGATCGCTTCTGGCGGGCCGGCACCACCCGGACGGAGCTGGGCGGCAGCGGTCTCGGCCTGGCCATCGTGCGAAAGCTCGTCCGCGCCGACCAGGGCGACGTGGAGCTCCGGGCGGCGTCGCCCCGCGGGCTCGAGGTGATCGTGCGCCTCCCCGCCGCACCCTCACGGCGCCGCGAAAACTGA
- a CDS encoding response regulator transcription factor, whose amino-acid sequence MQVLVVEDDDAIAEPLVRGLEREGFTVARTATGAEGLAAAIADPVPALVLLDLGLPDIDGYEVCRRLRATSAVPIIVITARGDEVDRVIGLELGADDYLVKPFGFRELVARIRAVTRRAAGSETIGAGATLRSVGGGIELDTRTRRVTRDGEELGLTRKEFDLLALLAGEPGATLTRDEILHEVWDAHWYGPTKTLDVHVASLRRKLGDPTLIETVRGVGFRLRTEP is encoded by the coding sequence GTGCAGGTACTCGTGGTCGAGGACGACGACGCCATCGCCGAGCCCCTGGTCCGAGGGCTCGAGCGGGAAGGGTTCACCGTGGCCCGCACCGCGACCGGCGCCGAGGGCCTGGCGGCCGCGATCGCCGATCCCGTACCGGCGCTCGTGCTGCTGGACCTGGGTCTCCCCGACATCGACGGCTACGAGGTGTGCCGGCGCCTGCGGGCGACCTCCGCCGTGCCGATCATCGTCATCACGGCCCGGGGTGACGAGGTCGACAGGGTGATCGGCCTCGAGCTCGGAGCCGACGACTACCTCGTGAAGCCGTTCGGCTTCCGGGAGCTCGTGGCCCGCATCCGCGCCGTCACCCGACGGGCTGCCGGGTCCGAGACGATCGGGGCCGGCGCGACGCTGCGCTCCGTGGGCGGGGGCATCGAGCTCGACACCCGCACCCGCCGTGTCACGCGTGACGGCGAGGAGCTGGGCCTGACCCGCAAGGAGTTCGACCTCCTCGCCCTCCTGGCCGGCGAGCCGGGTGCCACCCTGACCCGCGACGAGATCCTCCACGAGGTGTGGGACGCGCACTGGTACGGGCCGACGAAGACGCTCGACGTGCACGTCGCCAGCCTCCGCCGCAAGCTCGGCGACCCCACGCTCATCGAGACGGTCCGCGGCGTCGGATTCCGGCTGCGGACCGAACCGTGA